A genomic segment from Desulfovibrio sp. ZJ209 encodes:
- a CDS encoding DUF6682 family protein — protein MQAGVILRLVSGALQDLEPGLESRWPWESQGGRIGLLDFLNAAKREIVLQRPDLTAVTGPVQLEPGMRQRLPSRRYHNAEKDATMLIDLTRNMGVDGEHPGPAIVSAQMDILLAWALPDVTGCVVENYAYDRTVNRDVYYVYPAVTPCCDVWVEATYSTAPEVITCFTQDIGLPDEYAAALQHHMLAGVLSGDNESSNASKAAYHQQMFASLLDIKTSVDVSWPKAKSSMVGGAS, from the coding sequence ATGCAGGCGGGCGTCATTCTTCGGCTGGTTTCCGGCGCGCTGCAAGACCTTGAACCGGGGCTTGAATCGCGCTGGCCGTGGGAGAGCCAGGGGGGCCGCATTGGTCTTCTGGACTTTCTCAACGCCGCCAAGCGGGAAATCGTGTTGCAGCGTCCCGACCTCACGGCGGTTACTGGCCCGGTGCAGCTTGAACCGGGAATGAGGCAAAGGCTGCCCTCGCGGCGCTACCATAACGCCGAGAAGGACGCCACGATGCTTATCGACCTCACCCGCAACATGGGGGTGGACGGGGAGCATCCCGGCCCCGCAATCGTGTCTGCGCAGATGGACATCCTGCTTGCGTGGGCACTCCCGGACGTGACGGGCTGCGTGGTTGAGAACTACGCCTACGACCGAACCGTGAACCGCGACGTGTACTACGTCTATCCCGCCGTAACCCCATGCTGCGATGTATGGGTGGAGGCAACGTACAGCACGGCGCCGGAGGTGATCACCTGTTTCACCCAAGACATCGGGCTCCCGGACGAATACGCCGCCGCCCTACAGCATCATATGCTCGCGGGCGTCCTTTCCGGGGATAACGAGTCCAGCAATGCGAGCAAGGCCGCGTACCATCAGCAGATGTTCGCGTCTCTGCTCGACATAAAAACCAGTGTGGATGTCTCGTGGCCCAAGGCAAAAAGCTCCATGGTAGGGGGCGCATCGTGA